The proteins below are encoded in one region of Helianthus annuus cultivar XRQ/B chromosome 2, HanXRQr2.0-SUNRISE, whole genome shotgun sequence:
- the LOC110919465 gene encoding protein EDS1L — translation MEEKLGVTEAQMIKACCLAVRSHKSSGYIKESGSEDTVFAFGGSWADQDFYSHEPFGEITIDPSLFPSLKSVGNNEPAKINQGFFRRFQALLLQTLQAEVEKAIKKAKPIIFTGHSSGGPVAILAAVWYLEKYTRSSGDPCKCLTFGSPLVGDRIFTHALNRENWARFFLHFVGRYDIVPQITLAPYSSLKTKFGQILDFFNPKSSNFHKSSILISQEALTFFKTVLKNASSVASHAACNLMGSTNSLLEIISSFVELSPYRPSGTFIFCTGNGKLVCVKNPNAVLQILFYCCQPGDESEVKDATSRSLYMDYNKELEDSLLGMQDVVYLDDDDDDDTEIPLSANTNASGDTASINAALKDLGLSTRARLCLRAAQAFEKKKLEYQKTIDSKIPMIIKMHDVIADYQKACNDRKIGYYDAFKIQKGTPDFNANVKRLELAGIWDEIVEMLKRYELPDGFESRPEWVELGTKFRKLVEPLDIANYYRHSKDEDTGTYLRDGGRPKRYKYTQRWHEHAHRLNEGSSSETIFWAKVEELRRKPFAEVKDQIVGLEKQVREWVQTEELNNDVFLEKSTFVEWWKTLPQQHRSESCLRLQFGH, via the exons ATGGAAGAGAAATTAGGTGTTACAGAAGCTCAGATGATAAAAGCTTGTTGTTTAGCTGTGAGATCACACAAGTCCAGTGGGTATATAAAGGAATCTGGCAGTGAGGATACTGTTTTTGCGTTTGGTGGATCATGGGCTGATCAAGATTTTTACTCCCATGAGCCTTTTGGAGAGATTACCATCGATCCTTCACTCTTTCCATCACTAAAAAGCGTCGGTAATAACGAACCTGCAAAGATCAATCAAGGCTTCTTTCGTCGATTTCAAGCTCTTCTTCTGCAAACATTGCAGGCTGAG GTGGAGAAAGCAATCAAGAAAGCAAAGCCCATAATATTCACAGGTCACTCTTCGGGTGGCCCGGTGGCGATCTTAGCAGCCGTCTGGTACCTGGAGAAGTACACAAGATCTAGCGGCGACCCGTGTAAATGTTTAACTTTTGGGTCACCACTTGTAGGCGACCGTATATTCACACACGCTCTAAACCGAGAGAACTGGGCTCGTTTCTTTCTGCATTTCGTAGGAAGATACGACATTGTTCCTCAAATAACACTAGCCCCCTACTCCTCCCTTAAAACTAAATTTGGTCAAATTCTTGATTTCTTCAATCCGAAATCAAGCAACTTTCATAAATCATCCATCCTGATCTCCCAAGAAGCTTTGACTTTTTTCAAAACGGTTTTGAAGAACGCATCGTCTGTTGCTAGTCACGCAGCTTGTAATCTAATGGGGAGTACCAACTCATTACTTGAAATCATATCCAGTTTTGTTGAACTTAGTCCTTACAGACCTTCCGGAACCTTTATCTTTTGTACCGGAAATGGGAAACTGGTTTGTGTAAAGAACCCAAATGCAGTTCTTCAGATTCTGTTTTATTGTTGTCAGCCCGGTGATGAGTCTGAAGTTAAAGATGCAACAAGCAGAAGCTTATATATGGATTACAATAAGGAACTAGAAGACAGTTTATTAGGGATGCAAGATGTTGTGTACTtggacgatgatgatgatgatgatacggaGATCCCATTGTCTGCAAACACTAATGCTTCCGGTGACACTGCATCTATAAACGCAGCTCTAAAGGATCTTGGCCTG AGCACGCGAGCTAGGCTATGTCTTCGAGCAGCACAAgcatttgaaaagaaaaagttggAATACCAAAAGACGATTGATTCAAAGATACCAATGATCATAAAAATGCACGATGTGATAGCCGATTATCAAAAGGCGTGTAACGATCGCAAGATCGGTTATTATGACGCTTTCAAGATTCAAAAGGGTACTCCTGACTTCAATGCAAATGTGAAAAGGCTGGAACTTGCAGGCATTTGGGATGAGATTGTAGAGATGTTGAAACGATACGAACTCCCAGATGGGTTCGAGAGCCGGCCCGAGTGGGTCGAGCTTGGAACCAAGTTCAGGAAACTGGTGGAGCCACTAGACATAGCTAACTATTATAGGCACTCGAAAGATGAGGACACTGGAACCTACTTGAGAGATGGTGGTCGACCGAAACGTTACAAGTATACTCAAAGGTGGCACGAGCATGCTCATAGGCTCAATGAAGGGTCTAGCTCGGAGACCATTTTTTGGGCTAAAGTGGAAGAGCTGAGGAGGAAACCGTTTGCTGAAGTTAAGGATCAGATTGTTGGTCTAGAGAAACAAGTGAGGGAGTGGGTTCAGACAGAAGAGCTCAACAATGATGTGTTTTTGGAGAAATCTACATTTGTGGAGTGGTGGAAAACACTCCCACAACAACATAGATCTGAATCTTGCCTCAGACTGCAGTTTGGACATTGA